Genomic DNA from Nicotiana tabacum cultivar K326 chromosome 21, ASM71507v2, whole genome shotgun sequence:
GAAATAAGGGTGATGATCTTGATTATGCGCATGTGGCACAATAAGGATggaatttcttgattatttcaCATGCGGCGAAAAAGGATGGCACTTTTGACGATTTTTATGTGATGGTTCGGGGGTGATATTCTTGATCATGTACATGCTTTCTTTAAACTTCGTTATATGTTTCAACAAGTTGCAAGTTGTATTTGACATGCATTTCTACTTTATGATTTGTTGTCAAAAGTGAATTTACCTACGTTGAGTTATTATCATATATTTTAACGAGATTGTGGTGTTGTATTTCCTTATATATTATTGTAGCCAgttattgatatattgcacaggttCTTTGACTAGTAAGTATTTCATGACTTGAAAATCGTCAcaacttcaccgaggttagtcttgatacttactgggtaccgattgtggtgtactcacactacacttctgtattAATTTTTTGCAGATCTGGGTGTTGGAGGCAGCAGACCTAGAGAGTGAGTGGATACACCaatcgcgaggattcaaggtagtgcTGCATGACCGTCGTAGTGCCTTGAAGTCCCATCCGTTATGTTGGTACTGTTATTTACATATTCaaacaatattatattttgagACTTCTTTATGTATCCagtttagagctcatgactcatTACCATCTAGTTCTAGGGAGTTGTATTGTgtattatcatttttgggcttATACTATCACTTTTTACGTTGTTATTCTAAATTCAttcttattatatcatgttttgaTGATTAAATATTGACTTTCCTAGTTTTGGAGGATAGATATCATCACGATCCCTTTGGTGGAATTTGGGTCGTAACAATCCCAATGAAAATAACGATAGAGGATATGACTATTTTATTTCCTGATGCAAGTACCTGAACAAGTAGTAAAAGTAAAAACTAACAGAACTCATGTGCTTTTCTTAGTAATACTTTGAATTTTGTAAGCAGTATACATCACTGACACATTACCACCAAATTTTACCAACAAAAAGAAAATACCAAagataattttgatttttgaaccTTGTTTACAAATAACTGCCACTTCTGAACTTTCATTCTGTATTAATATAATGTCTACCAGCTTTCCTGTTTATAATTAGCAAATATCAAATCATTATCCAAATGCACGATTTTGCACAGATGTAGACTTAATCTCTATTTTCTAACCTAAGCAACTAGTTTGTTTTTCAGAACCAGAAGCTCTTCCTCCAACATTAACACAAGAAGCTTCAGCTGGTTGATCTCTATAACTAAGATTTACATCTTCTAGTGCTATGCCACTGCATGGATATTTTTTGCTACAATCAAATTTCACTGCAACTTCCGTAGCAGATGTACCGCGTATGTCTTGATACTTTACGTCACTGATTTTCACACCCGAGccctaaaaatatttaaaagaaaaaaacagtGTTATTTTTCTAGGAGAAGtcctcaaaataaaaaaaaaggctGAATATATTTGCTTGTATCACTTACCTGATGAGGGCAATTGTCATTGTTAGGGCAATAATTTTGGTCTATGATGATAGGGTTTTGAACGTTAGCCATAACTATATGCTGGAAGAGAACATTTCTGACAAAGCCATTGCTTGATCTTGCCcatgtttttactctcaatccaTTTTGTGTTCCACTGAACGTGACTGTTTTAACTGTAACATTTTGAACTCCAGGCTCTTCTAGTACCCAGCCTAAACTCCCAATGCTGCAGTAGTAATTAAAGTTAAAACAAACAAATTAGGTGAGAAAATAAGCCAGTATAAAACATATTTATAGAGCATGAATAGCCTAATTTAGTTGCAATTGACTTTGTTGCTACTCATAGCCTAATTTAGTtgcaattaagttgactttgttgctactcACAGCCTAATTTTAGTTGTAATTAAGTTGACTTCTGAAATTTACAGTCTCAAAAATATCATAATATTTCGGTgattataaaattatatataaaataaaaagtttaaatttaAATTGTTTCTTAATATAAAAAGGTATCATTCTTTTTAGACGGACTAAAAGGGAAAATCTGTCACATAAAAATAAGATAGAGGAAGTATTTTTTTCGCAGGAAGTAATGAATCAATTAGATCTCTTAGTAGAATGAACTCCTGAAACATACTCAGGAACGTAACACTATAGGAGGTAGTTATGTATTCCATACTGTCCAATGATTAAAGAAAATGCAGAAACTAAATCATTAAGCAAATAAAGTGAAATTATAAAATGTTTGATTCTTTTATGAGACGTAGAAAGTAGTAATAATTGGAAGTAAACTCTTATATTTTTCCAAACCTTATTCCATGGCCAGGGCCACAGGCTATGTTTTCGATCCATAAGTTGGAGGTTCCAGGGCCAATTGAGATACAATCATCTCCAGTTCCAATATGAGAGTTGATAATGGTGACTTTAGACGAATATTGGACGTGAATACCATCGGTGTTGGGACTGTTTCCTGGAGCTGACACCTTTACTCCTTGTAGCTTCACATTATGACAATTATCTACCAATATGTGGAACATTTGGCTGTTTTGCGATGTTAATCCTCTTATATCTATGTTGCTGGAGTTGGAAAAAGTAAGTCCCTGCAGAACAAAAAAAACGATGTGAATGCATAGAGTAAAGTATTTAATCTTTTTATTGTTTGTGGTTAATTTGCACCATATACAGTTTCCATAATAATGAATATATCAGACGATTTATTTCAAGTTAGTTGACATTGCTCAATCCCACTTACCCACGTAAATACTAAATAAACAAACATGTAgtgtttcattattttttaattatatattttcatAAATAATACTTCTGATAGATTAAAATTTAAAATGGAATGACGAATACTACTAATTTATTGTTCCTTGAGGCAATTATTCTTGCAAGAGGTTTTGAAAACGAATATCAAtgaattgtgtgtgtgtgtgtgttgttgtGGTGACTTGCATCTCTCACAGTTTCCAGAAGAAGAAGACCATTTACTTCAAGTTAGTTGAAACTGCCCAACCCCACTAACGTACCCAAGTAAACGCTAAATAACCAAACTTGTAGAATTGTTTCATCTTTCCtattgtttaaaatttatttttaatagtttaaaAAGGAATGATGAAACTTAGTCATACCATTATTCCTTGAGGACAATTCTTGGTAGAGTTTTTGCAAGCCCAAAGACTAGCACCTTGTCCATCTAAGGTTCCACCATATATGGAAACTCCAGTGACTCTTTCAAATTTGATCCAATTTTCTTCATTCCGAATGACATTATAATCCGATGGAGCTAATATAGTGCCATCAATATGTAAGGTAATAGCCTTGCTCTTGCATGTTTCACCTAGAAAATATGCACTTTTAAGCAAGTAACTTCCCTTTGGCACGTAAATGGTGGCAGGGCTAGTAGATGCACATGCTGCAGCCCATGCACCCAGAAATGCTTTGGATGAATCGATTTTTCCATTGGATTTTGCTCCATAGTTTTTGACATTATATATTGCATTTGCAGCAATGGAAGAGTTCAAGGTCAAGAATAAGATTGTGAAAAAAAGTGGGAGGTTTTCTAGTAAActcattttgctcattatcttgtttctttaggtttttttttttttgggggggggggggggggtagaagTTACAGGGATAATCAAATATTGGAGGGGTGATGAGGAAATGGATAGGTTTTGAGGGGAATTTATAGACTTTGCATTAGACATCAGCGATTCAGGTCATTCTAATTTTTGTACGACGTTCATGTGCAAAGTAATGTGtaatagaaaaaaaataagaaaaagaaaattaggaGAGAAAACTAAGTTAGATATGGATTCTTAATTTAAGACGCTGACGTGAGTTAGGTTTTGGGCAAATAGTAGTTCTTTCAACACATTTGGTCATGTTGAGGAAGACTTTAAGTTCAAAATCCAAGATATATCGCATGAAGAAGTCGTTAACCTATTGTCTCAATGCTTAACGGAAAAGTCAACTACATTAGGAATCTTTAACAGAATGCATATACATCTTTAAATAAGTAGTaatgtatattttttaaataatgtgAAGTTCAACTATGGATGGGATATATTTTTAACTGTGTTTCTTGAATTTTTCAAAGAACCTTCAAATCATTTTCACATTTTCTATTAATAAGTGGTTTATCCACTTTCTACATTAGGTATTAGAAGCTGGTATCTCCTACTCTAATTACTTacttaaatttttaaaacaaatccACCTAGTTCGATAAGAACTATgtgatttcatttttttctttgaattttttttcaactCTTCTGTTGTCGTCCTCTTTCACTAAGTTGTTAAACTTACTTCTGGACTGGTAACGTGTCAATATCATAAACGATTAACTACAACATTTTAATGATCCGAcgggtcattttgagctttagcatttcgTTCGACGATTTGAGATATTGAATAGTTTCATATGATGCATTATGAGTTCGGTGTACAATTGGTTTCGATGTTAGGGATTGATTTAGAAGGGTAATTTTCGATTTGGAAGTTTAAAGTTGGAAGAGATCACCAAGATTTGGCTTTTGGGTAAACGatcttggaatcgggatttgatggtttcaataggttgtATAGTGATTTTAAACTTGGAAGTATGTTCAGATTTGAATTTGGATATTcgtagaaggttttggctctatttgtcgaaagttggcaatttgaataaTTAGAGAGTTTATAGATTTTATCGGAAGTTGACTTCAGTGATTTCAGACTCCTATTGTAGTTTTAAGACCTTGGTTAGGTTCATTTAGTTGATTGAAATTTGTGTGTAAAGTTTGGTTGTGATTTGGAGTGTTTAATTATGATTAAGATGAGTTCGACGAAGTTGGAATGTTTGAAAGTAAAGAGAAAAATTTTGATTTTCGATTCTTCCTTTTGATATTATTTGTAGTACTTCGAGCCTTTATAAtagtttggataatgtatttggacttgttggtatgattggacggggttacATGAGACTCGAGTGTGATTCGGGGTGGTCTCACACCATTTTGGTTGAATTTGGAGTAGCTGGTGTGTTGTAGTGCATCGTGATCGTGGAAAAAGGCTCGTGATCGCGGAGAAGGATATTGGCCATTTGGTatttgtgcatcgcattcgcgaggatgTGATCGTGTTCGACGAGTGTTATAGGAGATAGCTAGCGCGTTCACATAAGTGGCTTCGCGTTCACGCAGTGTTGGAGAAGGCCGGACAACAGCCTTCCGCGTTCGTGTTTGatccctcgcattcgcgtagttGAGTGGCCGGTTAGACTTCACGTTCACGCGTTATAGGCTGTGTTCGTGCTGAAGGTGCAGGCGGCAGTTCTGgattgtgcatcgcgatcgcgtgggcttggccgcgatcgcatagtgtattAGCTGTCAATGATTTAAGTTATCTAATTTCGGGGTTTTGAGCTCATTTTCACTCTTTTGAgttttggagctcgggaagaggcgttTTTGGAGATGGATTTCACGCATATTTTGAGGGAAAGTAATTTCTACCTgattttaattatatattatgAATCCCcgaatatgaaattttgaagaaaaatttgagattttgtgtACACCTTAGGAGAGTGTATTTTGGAGATTTGACTATTGATTTGGAccctattttgaaaatatatatatatatatatatatatatatatatatatatatatatatatatatatatatatatatatatttggactcaatAGGTTATGGGTTATCGatttttttaattgattttgaatATCGGGCACGCGGGCTTGGGTTGAGTTTCATTGACGTTTTAGGTATTTTTCAAAGACCGAAGCTTTATGATCTGGGATTGCTTCCTATAGCATTGTGTGACTTTACTAGATGATGTTTGGCTTGGATTTGCGTGATTGGAGGGGTAGAGCGAGGTTTTTACGCGATTTGAGATTGAAGACTAGCCCagatgaggtaagtatcttgtctaggCTTGGATTGAGGGTATTTCTTAGTATGCTATGATTCTTGTTATATGTTAGGGGTAATGCATATGCGAGGTGATGAGCGTATATACATGCACcttgattttttattatttgggTAGACCTTAGGCTACTATATGCCTTATTTTGCTATCATGCCTCTTTAATATCGTGTTTCCTCCACTTTATGACTACGTGATCTATTATTCATGctacaaatcatgtttaggctaattTCTTATCTGATTGAGATATGATAGCGCTATGTTTTCTTTGTTAAGATATTGTCTTAGCCATAGTAAGATTTTTTAGTCATGATATTATATCCGCATGTTATATATTTGTCTCTGTGCACTTTATATATGTTATCTCACATGTTTTTAGTGTCCCTGTATCTAACATGGGTTTTGAGCTAAGTTGTGGCACGTTGGTATATTCTGTGCAGTTTTTTGATTATGATACGATGAGATAGCATATTGAGACCTAAGGATATTGATGATTGATTTTGGGCCATATAGCCATATTGAGTGGATTGATGAGTGATCTTGGGCCATAGAGCCGTATTGATATTGATAATGAGGTGACACTTGCTTGCATCAAAGCCCCCATATTAGGCTGAGTGATATTGATCGTTGACTTTTGATCCGATCAGTGCTTGGGCTAGGATCTACCCCTCCGGAGTCAGTTGATAAACCAGTTACATTAGGGCCTGTGAGTGCAGGCACACGAGATGTGCTTAGTGAGGGACTTATGTCAGGCACTCGTACAATGCTAAGTGTGTGTATTTGTGATGATTCAGGGGCATTCTACCAGGCACCGTGAGAGTTCTGAGAGTATGATTGAAGGATACTTGTGCCATGAACTATGAGTGTGTTGATATTGTGTATACTTGATTTCTAATGTGTGATGTTGTTGATTTTGGCATGTATATTTGATGTGCAGGCATAGAGCTGTGTTTTTTCTCATGCTAATTTGTATTTGATGTCTCCACTTAATGTTTAGAGCTTGAAATCGCAGTTTACTTGATAAATTCATGTTTAGGTGATTTTTGTGAAAAAGTTGATGCCTTTACTATTATACCTGAAAAGCTTGCATATTTCTTCTCTTATTGCGTTATAGTTGAACATgttattatttgagttatttttcctTATATggcattattattactatttaGTGTTTCTgacaatattatattttttttccagaCTTTGTATTTGGTACTCCATAGAGCTCATGCACTCGGTGATACCAGATTTTTGGTGGtttcagttgtattatcattatGACTTCAATTATTTATGCTATTTAACTATTTGAGACTATTTCTTATCGTTTTTTGAAGTTTATTTTCGTATATATGTTGTTGGCTTTTCTAGCTAGCAGGGTTAGGTGCCCTCACGACTCCAGTGGAATTatggatcgtgacaagttagtatcagagtactaggttcatataggtctcacgagtcataagcatgcctagtagagtcttgtaaatcggtacggagatgtatgTTCTTATCTTTGATAGGCTATAGGCTTTTAGGAAATTTCTCTTTTCATGATTCCTTGGCATGCGACTTTATTCTGACATGAAGCCTATATCCTTCGTTTTTTCCTATTCATTTGTATGCGATGTTGAGTACTCGATAAAAATTGGGCACCGACGAGTTGTGATGATGATACtaatgtggtgcaggatgtttttctCCTGTGTTATGAGGATAGACTACTATTGTCGCTTTGCGGAGGGGTTGTCGTCTATTGCAGCCCTAGTGTTTGTATGGCCCACGGGTTTGAGGccttatacagtgtattatgatgaTTCAAGCATTGATCTTGACGCGATGTTGGTGCAAAATTGTAGGATGATTGCTTAAGCTTGCAGCAGTAGCAGCCCCATGAGAAGGATTATCCAGTTCATTATTTAGGGTTTGAATTTGTTCTAGGAGAGGAGAGAAATTTTGGCTATAAATGTTCAAGCTTTGGTCTATAGATTTGCAAGATTGGGTATTTCTGAGCTTAGTAGAGTTCTCCCTTGTGTTGTTGCGAAgtcatccttgtttgagcgcGTTAAGGATCATCAGTATGATGGTTTCCATTTTCTTATCCTCAACACGATGTTGCGAGGTAGTGCTAAAGAGGTGGTCTTTTGTGTGGACGATGTGTTGTGACTTCAGGGTCAGATTTTCCTTTATAGTGTTGATGGTTCGAGGGAGATGATCCTTGCAGAGGTTCGTAATtatggtattctattcacccagctGATATAGAGATGTATCGTTATTCGAGGCAACAATTgaggcggaggatgaagaaggtcATTATTGGGCATGTCTCACGGTGTTTGATTGTCAGCAAGTCGAAAATGAGCATCAGAAACCATGTGGTTTACTTCGTAAGATAGTTATACTAGTATGGAAGTGAGAGCATGTTATTATGGGTTTTGTGGTAGGGATGACATGGACCTCGAGGAGGTTTGATGCTATTTCAGTCATTATGGATAATTGAGGGTATTTCATATAGGTGGTGACTTCTTACATTTTGAGAGTTCGAATTTGATGAGAAAGGTTTGGCTTGTGATACTACGGGATTGTGAatgcttgattatcatttttgTCTGCAATAATTTCTTGAGTTGGGATGTGTTGGTGGGTTTTCTTGTTGTTCATTGGTGGAATGAAACAGATTTTTGCAGCCTGTGGGAGGTTTTGAGAGGATTAATTGattacataatagttatgacccATAGCAGCTCACAGAAAAATGTTGATATGAGATTATATAGGTGGGCTATCTTCTATGAGGAGGTTAGAGGTTGCATGATTTCTTATGAAGTTCCTATGAAGAGTTTTGCCTTCTATCTAGTGAGAGGTTGTGCTATGATATGAGTTAGGTCGCTTGAGGGAGATGGCACGATTTTCACGAGGTGAGTATATATTTGGGCTGATAATTTTGAATGTGTTATGGTTAGTgctgttgcaccctattttgcactagtcaaaacaagattcaacttgtgctttctctgttgttgataaaagagagtcgccacctaatatttataGGTATACTAGGGCACCTATGtaattactaagtcatattctttattaatttgctaaccggtgagattatgggtaatggttcttgttcttctaattgAAAAGTGTTAGGCATCctttaaaatctacctgaggtagctccataggacttaggcTAGGTTTGTGATCAATTATTTATACTATGCCTTAATTAACATTAAAGAGTGCGGTTTACTATATACCTAAGGGAGAATAAAAAGAGCGTGAAACCTTTAAAGGGATGTGAATTTATGAAGGAGTCTAAAAATATGTTGGTGGATATAGTTAAAGTGATTTTGAAATATACATGTAGATGATTTGTATTAAAAAAGCGTGTGAAACGAGGTTAAGTTATCAAACATTTGTGTAACTCTAAGAGATGTTTGTAAGAAGGTGATCCTAAGATGTACCTTGGTTTTTACAACTTGAAGAAAAGAGGTCTTTTGAAAATCCATTTGGGGCGATAGTACTTTACCATTTTATGAAAATTCTGATTTGCCTCTTCGAAGATAAAGCTTACGATTCAGATCtgatttcttttttttgaaaatggGGCTGATGTTTTTACTAGTTCTGGGCTTTATAATCTTTTGAGAAAAAGGAAGGTGTGCGAGAACATAGTAATGGTATAAACAAATTATTATTAGCAAAATAAGAATTAATTACTAACTAATTATTTTTAAATCCTATATTGTTTAAGGCTTGCTTAAGTTTTATATGACAATAAACCATAAAATATAATATGTgatctaatatatgagtgttatatACATGTAAGGCAGAATAATAATAAGGCATAACAAAATGCGACAAGGCAGTTAACTAACTAGCGAAGCAGTAGACAAATAATAAAGGAGTTGAGAGAAAGAGGACTGTACTCTGGTAATTGGGCTTCAAGAAGGCAGGTCCAGCAGTAAAGAGATGCGACTACAGCTGATTTTTGACTCTCCAGGAAAATGCAACAAAATTGGGATTGGGCTTGAGTTCCTTAGGAACTCAACATGCCCAAATGGATATATATGTCCAAAAGAAAGGAGAAACTCATTAGATACATATTCCATATGTTCAGCATATTCAACCATGCatgaaatatataaacaaacGACTAGAACAAGaatatattaaatatcaatatTTTAACACTACTATGAGAAATCATACTAATATGGTGGTTATACATGGCAAATAATTTACATTGAaaacctttcgttgtcattaaacactaaacccctAAAGAACCAaaagtgtcaatgaattaagggctaaggagggagttctactcaaggtcgatgccccctttgaatccctCGACACTTCAAAGTTTCCAAGGGACTCAAgacccagggcaatgcttgtgccggggagagcagcccaacctagagttaaactctactcccaaatacccctaaccactAACGACTTATTTTTTCCTATGGGTTTAAATGCCAATGAGGCCCTTTCAATGTAAACTAAATGTTATAATATCCCGACCGCAGAAGTACACTTTCCCTTCTAACAGAATAACATAAGAACAAATTATAACTGCATTTCTAATATCACATGAAGGATACACATattaaaacaagtcaaatacacatggggaggggggggggggtaacacTATAATATACTGTCAAAGGTCTAAGCATTGGAAAAAACACATCCAAAGAGAAGGTAAAGAACACAGAGTTCAGATATGCAACAACACAAGAAATACAGATACTCCTACCCTAGCAAACTAATTATGAGTTGATTAGCTTAGGTCTTGCCACTAACACATGTATGGGTTAATATCACTACTTGGAACCTTTTAAAAGTGTATCAGTAAATGTTCAGACAAAACAATTATAACTAACTACTTTTACAGAAGTTATCAGAGATATTAGAAACATGATCAACACTCTCAATATGACTACAGGTTCACTGATTTGAACATGGAATTCCTAAAGGTACTCAACAGGATCACATTCATAACAGTATTAACCTTAAATAAGCTATTATGTTCAGGTAGTATCAATAAAGCACTTCTCATAAGATTTAAAATTAGATTCAGTTTCAGAATAGCAAAAGAGAGGATTGACTATAACTTTAAAGCAAAAATATGGAATCGTGAAGTCATGAAGACAAACAGGGATACATGCAGTATTCAATCAGATGTACATAGACACTTCAAGTGGGGTTGTGATCTTATACCAACGGGGTGAACCTTACTAATATCAGCAATGTCATAAATGATGGAGGGTTATAGATAAGGGATGGATTATACCAAACAGGTTTAGCATATGTGTATAGCCAAAATAAGCATCTGGATATAAAATAGTCATACTTAGATTAAAAACAATTAACACTTGACTATAACAAGAATGACCAGGTCCTACTTTATGAAATATAGCTTAATGATAACTGAATGTAAGCTTCACAAAGTCAACAGTGGCATAAAAGAGATTGGAGACAAGAAAGTGCTATACCGAATAGGATTTGACTTAAGCATGTAACTGAAAGCTTTATCTAAACATGAGACAACACTGTCAAGCTTGAAGACAGTCATAACTATGTTTGTTCTATGAAAGATAACTTGATAATAACAGAATATAGGCAAAAGGACCACTGAAGTTCATAAGAATTCATCCTAACAACATTGTTTCAAATAGGTATAACCATCAGTTAGACATGAATACAAGATTGTCACAATGATGACTCAAAAGCCATTCCCAGAATTAACAGACATTGATAAAGAGGGAGAGCATTTAAAACACTTAGACTTTATACGCTTCAGTTAAATGGTGGATGatatgaacttatgaacttttcaggTTTATCTCCGTTAGgattatcaaataataaactCGACCACAAGACAAACAAAATACAGGGAAACAATATATAAAGGTAGAGATCACAACAGAATCATCAATGAAAGACTATGCATTTTAATGAAACACGAGCAGTCACTCAAGGCACATTGAGGGAAATTAATCATGTAGACTATTTAGATTCCAAAACGAAAGTCACTTGAGGTCACATAACAGCCTGATCAACATTGATTAAAGACTCAGAAATATGACAAGTGATCACAAGTAGACAACACCTTATCAtaaacagaaaataatatttctataCTGGTTATAAGCATCAGAAACGACTATAGTTCATAGAAGACAACAAGCATATACATAATATTCAAATAAGATGATTAGAAGAGAAACGTTAGAGGTATACTGACCTTTTCGAGGGCAGCAGACCAAACAAGGAATTATCTTAGTTGCTTAAGACCCCAAAGCTTTAAGCTCAAAGCAGCGAAAGTACTCAGAAAcggaaaaaaagaaaatcagtaagaaaccctaggtttttctTTGAAATCTCGGAATTGCTCTTAGATGGTTGTTCTTTCGTCTAGTTGGTGATTCCAGGTTGTGGTAGATGACGTTAGGTTATTGTAGATGAGAACATTAAAGGCCCTATTTATAGTTCCATTAAGTCTCTAGGGTTTCAACTGATTCAAAATTGTGAGTGTGACGAGCTTAAAACTCACagttaaattatgctcgctagttaAATATAgcatagtataatatcgtatccacagggattagatttaaataatattcttgtagtttctagcttgattattatccaagatgatcaacaattgagatttctatgatttctaactacaattaactaagTATCTAAatctattgactaatgacaatcgcaacaaaggtaagcaaggaagttatcaatgggagaaaatatgggttgataggatgttgtttgtatatatgttatttttgttagttttagtagttagagatagaaaataattgaaaaaaccataaaaatttaaaattgttgatttttcccgacgatggatataattcaacaggtttcttgagggattaaagtcgaaagaaaaaaacaaaaagattttcttttgttaggtagtgcaataattcccccttgatttttctttgtgtcgcgattctttttcaaggattttgttttaaccgggtgtagttagtttttgttttgtagagTAGTAGGAAGCCTTGTGGTGTAATTTGAATTGAAagaaatatctcttgactttattataccttgagagtagtaagtgctttagttgtgacgcttaggctcaatttttgactcttgtgtaagtaccttaaattgta
This window encodes:
- the LOC107812814 gene encoding polygalacturonase-like, with the protein product MSKMSLLENLPLFFTILFLTLNSSIAANAIYNVKNYGAKSNGKIDSSKAFLGAWAAACASTSPATIYVPKGSYLLKSAYFLGETCKSKAITLHIDGTILAPSDYNVIRNEENWIKFERVTGVSIYGGTLDGQGASLWACKNSTKNCPQGIMGLTFSNSSNIDIRGLTSQNSQMFHILVDNCHNVKLQGVKVSAPGNSPNTDGIHVQYSSKVTIINSHIGTGDDCISIGPGTSNLWIENIACGPGHGISIGSLGWVLEEPGVQNVTVKTVTFSGTQNGLRVKTWARSSNGFVRNVLFQHIVMANVQNPIIIDQNYCPNNDNCPHQGSGVKISDVKYQDIRGTSATEVAVKFDCSKKYPCSGIALEDVNLSYRDQPAEASCVNVGGRASGSEKQTSCLG